In Alosa alosa isolate M-15738 ecotype Scorff River chromosome 19, AALO_Geno_1.1, whole genome shotgun sequence, a genomic segment contains:
- the si:dkey-248g15.3 gene encoding rRNA 2'-O-methyltransferase fibrillarin produces MSEEEPKPQEVSEEEGSGCESGELDGDGKGNGEGKKKGKKGGKGKGGEHGHGGEHGGRGDHGGRGDRGGRGGGRGGGGRGGHH; encoded by the exons ATGAGTGAAG aGGAACCAAAG CCTCAGGAGGTCTCAGAAGAAGAGGGATCTGGCTGTGAATCAGGG GAGTTGGACGGAGACGGTAAAGGGAATGGAGAAGGGAAAAAGAAG GGTAAGAAGGGAGGGAAAGGTAAAGGAGGGGAGCACGGCCACGGAGGAGagcatggaggaagaggagaccatggaggaagaggagaccgtggaggaagaggaggtggaagaggaggcggaggaagaggagggcatCACTGA
- the LOC125284248 gene encoding uncharacterized protein LOC125284248: protein MPNHNYSVQEMAQEPLGSTPNPLSSCKDSARLGSTSEPLYHSLKSDRDSESKQSKAQESSRLKGWRKFFWHVFLCPRRLRYKPALGDEDQNHDFTFYNQQARDSFDTAVWPSIIYQVTEQKVEQEAAVAGTECRHYTKTEQSFLKRLFCLQKKKCFSSKPNHKGLDPAFVVKKAAPCPCLKLRNQFRHQVRHRAKKPSPFFQERIGNAQDYIQEETIVLSNRHTDEGVQGFCQSIHDDGPHSDTLEVSVDVTPVMSECESRSALYTTHAESCGKPSLHMDQEDAEYATLPEEETLTLAAGTNGKDEPEASSDVSSCQRQEEEEVAEEENHTAVNVPESLVIWDSSATSQVNQEDEAIVQKRESTGNEVEQTTFQSSPANAGIVLSHQYESGLSPLKEVMGTVDEILSCPVDFHGKRGLDIRHREETESADDGPQRKISDPQPPEVLLYQTARLLVQAAMEAALRQLEKDLVGSIAGYYEDTGDY, encoded by the coding sequence ATGCCAAACCATAACTATTCTGTTCAGGAGATGGCACAAGAGCCTTTAGGAAGCACACCAAATCCTCTCAGTTCGTGTAAGGACAGCGCAAGACTGGGAAGTACCTCTGAACCTCTGTACCACTCATTAAAATCAGACAGAGATTCAGAAAGTAAGCAGAGTAAAGCGCAAGAAAGCTCAAGGCTGAAAGGGTGGAGGAAATTCTTCTGGCATGTGTTCTTATGCCCAAGACGTCTGAGGTACAAACCTGCTCTGGGCGATGAAGATCAAAACCATGACTTTACTTTTTACAACCAACAGGCAAGAGACTCATTCGACACGGCCGTTTGGCCATCCATTATTTACCAAGTCACTGAACAAAAAGTGGAACAAGAGGCAGCAGTTGCTGGAACAGAGTGCAGACATTATACAAAAACAGAGCAGTCATTTCTGAAGAGGCTCTTCTGTCTGCAAAAGAAGAAATGTTTTTCCTCAAAACCAAACCACAAGGGTTTAGATCCAGCATTTGTTGTTAAGAAAGCCGCACCTTGTCCATGCCTCAAGCTTAGGAACCAGTTCAGACATCAAGTGAGACACAGAGCCAAGAAGCCCTCACCATTCTTTCAGGAGCGCATCGGGAATGCACAGGACTACATCCAGGAGGAGACTATTGTGCTCTCCAACAGGCACACTGACGAGGGTGTTCAGGGCTTCTGTCAAAGCATCCATGATGACGGCCCTCACTCTGACACCCTGGAGGTGAGTGTGGATGTGACGCCTGTGATGTCAGAGTGTGAATCCAGAAGTGCTCTGTATACCACCCATGCTGAGAGCTGTGGTAAACCCAGCTTGCATATGGATCAAGAGGATGCAGAATATGCTACACTTCCTGAGGAAGAAACATTaacattggctgctggaacaaATGGAAAAGATGAACCTGAAGCGTCATCTGACGTTAGTAGCTGTCAGaggcaagaggaggaggaggtggcagaggaggagaaccACACAGCAGTTAATGTACCAGAAAGCCTGGtcatatgggactcatcagcaACATCTCAAGTGAACCAGGAAGACGAAGCTATAGTGCAGAAGAGGGAGAGCACTGGGAATGAAGTCGAACAAACAACCTTCCAATCAAGTCCAGCTAATGCTGGCATAGTTTTATCCCATCAGTATGAAAGTGGACTGTCACCACTAAAAGAAGTCATGGGCACTGTAGACGAAATTCTGTCATGCCCTGTTGATTTCCATGGCAAACGTGGACTTGATATCCGTCATAGAGAAGAAACTGAGTCTGCAGATGATGGTCCTCAGCGTAAAATCAGTGATCCTCAGCCACCGGAGGTGCTACTTTACCAGACGGCACGTCTTTTAGTACAGGCAGCGATGGAAGCTGCTTTAAGGCAGTTGGAAAAGGACCTTGTGGGCTCAATTGCAGGATATTATGAGGACACTGGAGATTACTaa